Proteins encoded together in one Salmo trutta chromosome 3, fSalTru1.1, whole genome shotgun sequence window:
- the LOC115178049 gene encoding septin-7 isoform X1 — translation MAQQKNLEGYVGFASLPNQVYRKSVKRGFEFTLMVVGESGLGKSTLINSLFLTDLYSSEYPGPSHRVKKTVQVEQSKVLVKEGGVQLLLTIVDTPGFGDAVDNSNCWQPVIDHIDSKFEDYLNCESRVNRRLMPDSRVQCCLYFITPSGHGLKPLDIEFMKRLHEKVNVIPLIAKADTLTPEECQRFKKQIMREILEHKIKIYEFPETDDEEENKLVKKIKDRLPLAVVGSNTIIEVNGKRTRGRQYPWGVAEVENGDHCDFTILRDMLIRTHMQDLKDVTNNVHYENYRSRKLAAVTYNGQDNNRVKGQQSTKHDTGEGMSPLAQMEEERREHVAKMKKMEMEMEQVFEMKVKEKIQKLKDSEAELSRRHEQMKKNLEAQHKELEEKRRQFEDDRANWEANQRLEQQRLDASRTLEKNKKKGKIF, via the exons ATGG CT CAACAAAAAAATCTGGAGGGGTATGTGGGCTTTGCTAGCCTTCCCAACCAAGTGTACAGGAAGTCGGTGAAGAGAGGCTTTGAATTCACCCTGATGGTTGTGG GTGAATCAGGATTGGGCAAGTCCACGTTGATCAACTCTCTGTTCCTAACAGACTTGTACTCGTCAGAATACCCTGGGCCTTCGCACCGAGTCAAAAAGACTGTACAG GTGGAGCAATCCAAAGTGTTAGTAAAGGAAGGTGGTGTCCAGCTCCTGCTCACAATAGTCGACACCCCAGGATTCGGCGACGCTGTGGACAATAGCAACTG CTGGCAGCCGGTCATCGACCACATAGACAGCAAGTTTGAGGATTACCTCAACTGTGAGTCGCGGGTGAACAGACGACTGATGCCCGACAGCAGAGTGCAGTGCTGCCTCTACTTCATCACCCCCTCGGGACACGG ACTGAAGCCTCTGGATATTGAGTTTATGAAACGGTTGCATGAGAAGGTGAACGTCATCCCACTGATCGCGAAAGCAGACACTCTCACCCCAGAGGAGTGCCAACGGTTCAAGAAGCAG ATCATGCGGGAAATCCTGGAACACAAAATCAAGATCTACGAGTTCCCAGAGACGGATGATGAGGAAGAGAACAAACTGGTGAAGAAGATCAAG GACCGTCTGCCCCTGGCCGTGGTGGGCAGTAACACCATCATTGAGGTGAACGGGAAGAGGACCAGAGGACGACAGTACCCATGGGGAGTGGCAGAAG TTGAGAACGGAGACCACTGTGATTTCACCATCCTACGAGACATGCTCATCAG AACCCACATGCAGGACCTGAAGGACGTGACCAATAACGTCCACTATGAGAACTACCGTAGCAGGAAGCTGGCGGCCGTCACCTACAACGGACAGGACAACAACAGGGTCAAGGGTCAACAGTCGACGAA ACATGACACAGGTGAAGGCAT GAGCCCCCTGGCTCAGATGGAGGAGGAGCGGCGGGAGCACGTGGCCAAGATGAAGAAGATGGAGATGGAAATGGAACAGGTGTTTGAGATGAAGGTCAAGGAGAAGATCCAGAAGCTGAAAGATTCCGAGGCTGAG CTGTCGAGGCGTCATGAGCAGATGAAGAAGAATCTGGAGGCCCAGCACAAGGAGCTGGAGGAGAAGAGACGCCAGTTTGAGGATGACCGGGCCAACTGGGAGGCCAATCAGCGCCTGGAGCAACAGAGACTGGATGCCTCCAG GACTCTGGAAAAGAACAAAAAGAAGGGGAAGATATTTTAG
- the LOC115178049 gene encoding septin-7 isoform X2, with protein sequence MAQQKNLEGYVGFASLPNQVYRKSVKRGFEFTLMVVGESGLGKSTLINSLFLTDLYSSEYPGPSHRVKKTVQVEQSKVLVKEGGVQLLLTIVDTPGFGDAVDNSNCWQPVIDHIDSKFEDYLNCESRVNRRLMPDSRVQCCLYFITPSGHGLKPLDIEFMKRLHEKVNVIPLIAKADTLTPEECQRFKKQIMREILEHKIKIYEFPETDDEEENKLVKKIKDRLPLAVVGSNTIIEVNGKRTRGRQYPWGVAEVENGDHCDFTILRDMLIRTHMQDLKDVTNNVHYENYRSRKLAAVTYNGQDNNRVKGQQSTKSPLAQMEEERREHVAKMKKMEMEMEQVFEMKVKEKIQKLKDSEAELSRRHEQMKKNLEAQHKELEEKRRQFEDDRANWEANQRLEQQRLDASRTLEKNKKKGKIF encoded by the exons ATGG CT CAACAAAAAAATCTGGAGGGGTATGTGGGCTTTGCTAGCCTTCCCAACCAAGTGTACAGGAAGTCGGTGAAGAGAGGCTTTGAATTCACCCTGATGGTTGTGG GTGAATCAGGATTGGGCAAGTCCACGTTGATCAACTCTCTGTTCCTAACAGACTTGTACTCGTCAGAATACCCTGGGCCTTCGCACCGAGTCAAAAAGACTGTACAG GTGGAGCAATCCAAAGTGTTAGTAAAGGAAGGTGGTGTCCAGCTCCTGCTCACAATAGTCGACACCCCAGGATTCGGCGACGCTGTGGACAATAGCAACTG CTGGCAGCCGGTCATCGACCACATAGACAGCAAGTTTGAGGATTACCTCAACTGTGAGTCGCGGGTGAACAGACGACTGATGCCCGACAGCAGAGTGCAGTGCTGCCTCTACTTCATCACCCCCTCGGGACACGG ACTGAAGCCTCTGGATATTGAGTTTATGAAACGGTTGCATGAGAAGGTGAACGTCATCCCACTGATCGCGAAAGCAGACACTCTCACCCCAGAGGAGTGCCAACGGTTCAAGAAGCAG ATCATGCGGGAAATCCTGGAACACAAAATCAAGATCTACGAGTTCCCAGAGACGGATGATGAGGAAGAGAACAAACTGGTGAAGAAGATCAAG GACCGTCTGCCCCTGGCCGTGGTGGGCAGTAACACCATCATTGAGGTGAACGGGAAGAGGACCAGAGGACGACAGTACCCATGGGGAGTGGCAGAAG TTGAGAACGGAGACCACTGTGATTTCACCATCCTACGAGACATGCTCATCAG AACCCACATGCAGGACCTGAAGGACGTGACCAATAACGTCCACTATGAGAACTACCGTAGCAGGAAGCTGGCGGCCGTCACCTACAACGGACAGGACAACAACAGGGTCAAGGGTCAACAGTCGACGAA GAGCCCCCTGGCTCAGATGGAGGAGGAGCGGCGGGAGCACGTGGCCAAGATGAAGAAGATGGAGATGGAAATGGAACAGGTGTTTGAGATGAAGGTCAAGGAGAAGATCCAGAAGCTGAAAGATTCCGAGGCTGAG CTGTCGAGGCGTCATGAGCAGATGAAGAAGAATCTGGAGGCCCAGCACAAGGAGCTGGAGGAGAAGAGACGCCAGTTTGAGGATGACCGGGCCAACTGGGAGGCCAATCAGCGCCTGGAGCAACAGAGACTGGATGCCTCCAG GACTCTGGAAAAGAACAAAAAGAAGGGGAAGATATTTTAG
- the nek10 gene encoding serine/threonine-protein kinase Nek10 isoform X1 produces MILNTLLYCVNYQKLYLRYDPWKQKGICIMPNPVKKVRRADKLLQKLKGPDNKESHGLRKLLSLLETNAHRHQVAVLSQSCKVRNSGGRSQTTLQPNTAINNRSQIHITSEDPELEKFSATYRNQHCFNSHPQHQLFLEILTSLVKNRLCSDWVDHAPPESVLRVLICLRLLVREPLYQRVFHQLQGVDLLARYMELVCSSYLGCGEQTFAMEKLVTMTYMFQKLSAVEDQRQWVIESGAHKTLVKLLSTRDSSVLLGALLALTSLAESSECKKKIGELSIVDNLLVILQDYDLLSKRMSAELLRLLSPVRQVREQVRECEGLPVLLSLLHGEHLKLLWSVVWVLVQLCEEPDTSAEIRTWGGVQQLLHILNSERAYVSDRSSIEALCSANAAGCIQRQHVSEELSLQEDVDDTMSLQSACCAALTELVLDDTTAHQVVQENGVYVIVKLILPQSFLNGPKAISLQCYAFRTLRFLFSMECNRHLFKRLFPTDLFELFIDVGHYVRDITVYEALQAKVSLYTQEELDSLRENIETVDQNRPPLRVINGYSILDHLGTGAFGSVFKVRKQSGQNLLALKELNLHNPAFGKDKKSRDSNVEKIVSELTIIKEQMTHPNVVKYYKTFLKGDRLYIVMELIEGVPLWDHFNSLKEKEQQFTEERLWNIFIQMCLALRYLHKEKRIVHRDLTPNNVMLGERDKVTITDFGLAKQKQENSKLTSVVGTILYSCPEIVKSEPYGEKADVWASGCILYQMATLRPPFYSSNMLSLATKIVEAVYEPVVEGIFSERVTDMIKWCLTADADLRPDIVEVSSKISDIMMRFMDSLYTSQNALEKRAERDRKRAQKYFLESHRGRVSCCHSSKDQEKTTSRTDESMVPYFSLGHSSNQSKKIHSQDNGSDKDLDPSHTNISTVSGYKDAGPIKSSVSASVVDEPNLAGGEFAVPKPKPRPVSAGIYVSQRKVRQIDDPVQRLLVQLHKIIYITQLPPALQHSVKRRAIERFKKSLFHYKSSPYNLKVELNKLLQGSPELMESGSASSDWWSLVQSFGGDHLGAAKQAELGDMENGDLKEGISYEQMQAIIEEVLEENGYYNAMRIDQGATGTNK; encoded by the exons ATGATATTGAATACATTGTTATATTGTGTCAATTATCAGAAGTTGTACCTCAGGTATGACCCATGGAAGCAGAAGGGAATTTGTATAATGCCCAACCCAGTTAAAAAGGTGAGAAGAGCAGACAAACTACTCCAGAAGTTAAAGGGACCAGACAACAA AGAATCACATGGTCTCAGGAAACTACTGTCCCTGCTTGAAACTAATGCTCACAGACACCAG gtggcagtattgagtcagTCATGTAAGGTCCGCAACAGTGGAGGAAGATCCCAGACCACTCTTCAGCCAAATACTGCCATCAACAATAGGAGTCAGATTCACATAACCTCTGAAGATCCTGAGCTGGAGAAATTCAG TGCAACATACagaaatcaacattgtttcaacagTCATCCTCAACATCAGCTTTTTTTGGAGATCCTTACCTCTTTGGTCAAGAACAGACTGTGCAG tgactgggtcgACCATGCACCACCTGAGTCTGTCCTTAGAGTGCTCATCTGTCTACGATTGCTTGTAAGAGAACCACTTTATCAG AGAGTTTTTCATCAACTCCAAGGTGTCGATCTTCTCGCAAGG TACATGGAGTTGGTGTGCAGCAGTTATCTGGGGTGTGGAGAGCAGACATTTGCCATGGAGAAGTTGGTCACCATGACGT ATATGTTTCAGAAACTGTCTGCAGTGGAGGACCAAAGGCAGTGGGTTATTGAGAGTGGCGCTCATAAG ACCCTGGTAAAGCTCCTATCAACACGTGACAGCAGCGTGTTACTAGGTGCCCTCCTAGCACTCACCTCATTGGCTGAGAG TTCAGAATGCAAGAAGAAGATAGGAGAGTTGTCAATCGTGGATAATCTTCTTGTTATACTACAAGATTATGACTTACTGTCCAAAAG GATGAGTGCAGAGTTGCTGCGGCTGCTTTCCCCGGTGCGGCAGGTGCGGGAGCAGGTGAGGGAGTGCGAGGGCCTGCCGGTGCTGCTCAGCCTGCTGCACGGGGAGCACCTGAAGCTGCTGTGGAGCGTAGTGTGGGTCCTGGTCCAGCTGTGTGAGGAGCCAGACACCAGCGCCGAGATACGCACCTGGGGAGGGGTGCAACAGCTGCTCCACATCCTCAACAG TGAGCGGGCGTACGTTTCGGACCGCTCCTCTATCGAGGCCCTCTGCAGCGCCAATGCAGCGGGATGCATCCAGAGACAGCACGTCAGTGAGGAGCTCAGTCTACAGGAGGATGTGGACGACACCATGTCTCTACAGTCAG CATGCTGTGCGGCTCTGACTGAGCTCGTTTTGGATGACACCACTGCACATCAGGTGGTTCAG GAGAATGGGGTCTATGTAATTGTGAAATTGATTCTGCCACAAAGCTTTCTCAATGGACCAAAAGCAATATCCCTACAG TGCTATGCATTTCGGACCCTACGTTTCCTCTTCAGCATGGAATGTAACCGACATCTGTTTAAAAG GCTCTTTCCTACAgatttatttgagctgttcattgATGTTGGACATTATGTGAGAGACATCACTGTCTATGAAGCACTTCAAGCAAAAGTTTCTCTCTACACT CAGGAGGAATTGGACAGCCTGAGGGAGAATATTGAGACTGTCGACCAGAACCGCCCTCCTCTGAGAGTGATCAATGGCTACTCCATACTGGACCATCTAGGCACTGGGGCCTTCGGCAGTGTGTTCAAG GTGAGGAAACAGAGTGGTCAGAACCTTCTGGCTCTGAAGGAACTGAATCTCCACAACCCTGCCTTTGGTAAAGATAAGAAGTCCAGAGACAGCAACGTGGAGAAGATAGTGTCTGAGCTCACCATCATTAAGGAACAG ATGACCCATCCAAATGTTGTGAAATATTACAAGACATTCTTGAAAG GTGACAGGCTGTACATTGTCATGGAGTTGATAGAAGGTGTTCCCCTCTGGGACCATTTCAACTCTCTGAAAGAGAAGGAGCAGCAATTCACAGAGGAGAGACTTTGGAACATATTCATCCAG ATGTGTCTGGCTTTAAGGTACCTGCACAAGGAGAAGAGGATCGTCCACCGAGACCTCACTCCTAATAACGTCATGctgggagagagggacaaagtcactatca CTGACTTTGGTCTGGCTAAACAGAAACAGGAGAACAGCAAGCTAACATCAGTGGTTGGGACCATACTGTACTCCTG tccagAGATAGTGAAGAGTGAGCCGTATGGGGAGAAGGCTGATGTCTGGGCTAGCGGATGTATCCTCTATCAGATGGCCACACTGAGGCCTCCATTCTACAGCAGCAACATGCTCTCCCTCGCCACCAAG ATTGTGGAGGCAGTCTATGAACCAGTGGTGGAAGGCATTTTCTCAGAGAGAGTCACAGACATGATTAAATG GTGCCTGACAGCTGACGCAGACTTGCGTCCAGACATCGTGGAAGTCAGCTCCAAGATCTCTGACATCATGATGAGGTTCATGGACAGTTTGTATACTTCCCAGAATGCTTTGGAGAAGAGGGCGGAGCGAGACAGGAAGCGAGCACAGAAGTACTTCCTGGAGAGCCATAGGGGCAGGGTCAGCTGCTGCCACTCCTCTAAAGACCAGGAGAAAACCACTAGTAGGACTGATGAGTCCATGGTACCATACTTCTCTTTAGGCCACAGCTCAAACCAAAGCAAAAAAATACACAGCCAAG ATAATGGCTCAGATAAAGATCTAGATCCCTCTCATACCAACATCTCCACTGTCTCGGGGTATAAAGACGCTG GGCCGATAAAGAGTAGCGTCAGCGCTTCCGTGGTAGATGAACCAAACTTAGCTGG TGGTGAGTTTGCTGTTCCGAAGCCAAAACCTCGACCAG TGTCAGCAGGAATCTATGTGTCTCAGAGGAAGGTTCGGCAGATCGATGATCCCGTCCAACGACTCCTGGTACAACTGCATAAGATCATTTACATCACTCAG CTTCCCCCAGCTCTTCAGCACAGTGTCAAACGGCGGGCGATTGAGAGATTCAAAAAGTCCCTGTTCCACTACAAAAGCAGTCCCTACAATCTCAAGGTGGAGCTTAACAAG CTGCTCCAGGGGTCTCCAGAGCTAATGGAGTCAGGCTCTGCCAGCTCAGACTGGTGGTCTCTGGTCCAGTCTTTTGGAGGAGACCATCTAGGTGCTGCCAAGCAAGCAGAGTTGG GTGATATGGAAAATGGTGATCTCAAGGAGGGAATCAGCTATGAGCAAATGCAG gccATTATAGAGGAGGTTCTGGAGGAGAATGGATACTACAACGCAATGAGGATTGACCAGGGTGCAACAGGGACAAACAAGTGA
- the nek10 gene encoding serine/threonine-protein kinase Nek10 isoform X2 has protein sequence MPNPVKKVRRADKLLQKLKGPDNKESHGLRKLLSLLETNAHRHQVAVLSQSCKVRNSGGRSQTTLQPNTAINNRSQIHITSEDPELEKFSATYRNQHCFNSHPQHQLFLEILTSLVKNRLCSDWVDHAPPESVLRVLICLRLLVREPLYQRVFHQLQGVDLLARYMELVCSSYLGCGEQTFAMEKLVTMTYMFQKLSAVEDQRQWVIESGAHKTLVKLLSTRDSSVLLGALLALTSLAESSECKKKIGELSIVDNLLVILQDYDLLSKRMSAELLRLLSPVRQVREQVRECEGLPVLLSLLHGEHLKLLWSVVWVLVQLCEEPDTSAEIRTWGGVQQLLHILNSERAYVSDRSSIEALCSANAAGCIQRQHVSEELSLQEDVDDTMSLQSACCAALTELVLDDTTAHQVVQENGVYVIVKLILPQSFLNGPKAISLQCYAFRTLRFLFSMECNRHLFKRLFPTDLFELFIDVGHYVRDITVYEALQAKVSLYTQEELDSLRENIETVDQNRPPLRVINGYSILDHLGTGAFGSVFKVRKQSGQNLLALKELNLHNPAFGKDKKSRDSNVEKIVSELTIIKEQMTHPNVVKYYKTFLKGDRLYIVMELIEGVPLWDHFNSLKEKEQQFTEERLWNIFIQMCLALRYLHKEKRIVHRDLTPNNVMLGERDKVTITDFGLAKQKQENSKLTSVVGTILYSCPEIVKSEPYGEKADVWASGCILYQMATLRPPFYSSNMLSLATKIVEAVYEPVVEGIFSERVTDMIKWCLTADADLRPDIVEVSSKISDIMMRFMDSLYTSQNALEKRAERDRKRAQKYFLESHRGRVSCCHSSKDQEKTTSRTDESMVPYFSLGHSSNQSKKIHSQDNGSDKDLDPSHTNISTVSGYKDAGPIKSSVSASVVDEPNLAGGEFAVPKPKPRPVSAGIYVSQRKVRQIDDPVQRLLVQLHKIIYITQLPPALQHSVKRRAIERFKKSLFHYKSSPYNLKVELNKLLQGSPELMESGSASSDWWSLVQSFGGDHLGAAKQAELGDMENGDLKEGISYEQMQAIIEEVLEENGYYNAMRIDQGATGTNK, from the exons ATGCCCAACCCAGTTAAAAAGGTGAGAAGAGCAGACAAACTACTCCAGAAGTTAAAGGGACCAGACAACAA AGAATCACATGGTCTCAGGAAACTACTGTCCCTGCTTGAAACTAATGCTCACAGACACCAG gtggcagtattgagtcagTCATGTAAGGTCCGCAACAGTGGAGGAAGATCCCAGACCACTCTTCAGCCAAATACTGCCATCAACAATAGGAGTCAGATTCACATAACCTCTGAAGATCCTGAGCTGGAGAAATTCAG TGCAACATACagaaatcaacattgtttcaacagTCATCCTCAACATCAGCTTTTTTTGGAGATCCTTACCTCTTTGGTCAAGAACAGACTGTGCAG tgactgggtcgACCATGCACCACCTGAGTCTGTCCTTAGAGTGCTCATCTGTCTACGATTGCTTGTAAGAGAACCACTTTATCAG AGAGTTTTTCATCAACTCCAAGGTGTCGATCTTCTCGCAAGG TACATGGAGTTGGTGTGCAGCAGTTATCTGGGGTGTGGAGAGCAGACATTTGCCATGGAGAAGTTGGTCACCATGACGT ATATGTTTCAGAAACTGTCTGCAGTGGAGGACCAAAGGCAGTGGGTTATTGAGAGTGGCGCTCATAAG ACCCTGGTAAAGCTCCTATCAACACGTGACAGCAGCGTGTTACTAGGTGCCCTCCTAGCACTCACCTCATTGGCTGAGAG TTCAGAATGCAAGAAGAAGATAGGAGAGTTGTCAATCGTGGATAATCTTCTTGTTATACTACAAGATTATGACTTACTGTCCAAAAG GATGAGTGCAGAGTTGCTGCGGCTGCTTTCCCCGGTGCGGCAGGTGCGGGAGCAGGTGAGGGAGTGCGAGGGCCTGCCGGTGCTGCTCAGCCTGCTGCACGGGGAGCACCTGAAGCTGCTGTGGAGCGTAGTGTGGGTCCTGGTCCAGCTGTGTGAGGAGCCAGACACCAGCGCCGAGATACGCACCTGGGGAGGGGTGCAACAGCTGCTCCACATCCTCAACAG TGAGCGGGCGTACGTTTCGGACCGCTCCTCTATCGAGGCCCTCTGCAGCGCCAATGCAGCGGGATGCATCCAGAGACAGCACGTCAGTGAGGAGCTCAGTCTACAGGAGGATGTGGACGACACCATGTCTCTACAGTCAG CATGCTGTGCGGCTCTGACTGAGCTCGTTTTGGATGACACCACTGCACATCAGGTGGTTCAG GAGAATGGGGTCTATGTAATTGTGAAATTGATTCTGCCACAAAGCTTTCTCAATGGACCAAAAGCAATATCCCTACAG TGCTATGCATTTCGGACCCTACGTTTCCTCTTCAGCATGGAATGTAACCGACATCTGTTTAAAAG GCTCTTTCCTACAgatttatttgagctgttcattgATGTTGGACATTATGTGAGAGACATCACTGTCTATGAAGCACTTCAAGCAAAAGTTTCTCTCTACACT CAGGAGGAATTGGACAGCCTGAGGGAGAATATTGAGACTGTCGACCAGAACCGCCCTCCTCTGAGAGTGATCAATGGCTACTCCATACTGGACCATCTAGGCACTGGGGCCTTCGGCAGTGTGTTCAAG GTGAGGAAACAGAGTGGTCAGAACCTTCTGGCTCTGAAGGAACTGAATCTCCACAACCCTGCCTTTGGTAAAGATAAGAAGTCCAGAGACAGCAACGTGGAGAAGATAGTGTCTGAGCTCACCATCATTAAGGAACAG ATGACCCATCCAAATGTTGTGAAATATTACAAGACATTCTTGAAAG GTGACAGGCTGTACATTGTCATGGAGTTGATAGAAGGTGTTCCCCTCTGGGACCATTTCAACTCTCTGAAAGAGAAGGAGCAGCAATTCACAGAGGAGAGACTTTGGAACATATTCATCCAG ATGTGTCTGGCTTTAAGGTACCTGCACAAGGAGAAGAGGATCGTCCACCGAGACCTCACTCCTAATAACGTCATGctgggagagagggacaaagtcactatca CTGACTTTGGTCTGGCTAAACAGAAACAGGAGAACAGCAAGCTAACATCAGTGGTTGGGACCATACTGTACTCCTG tccagAGATAGTGAAGAGTGAGCCGTATGGGGAGAAGGCTGATGTCTGGGCTAGCGGATGTATCCTCTATCAGATGGCCACACTGAGGCCTCCATTCTACAGCAGCAACATGCTCTCCCTCGCCACCAAG ATTGTGGAGGCAGTCTATGAACCAGTGGTGGAAGGCATTTTCTCAGAGAGAGTCACAGACATGATTAAATG GTGCCTGACAGCTGACGCAGACTTGCGTCCAGACATCGTGGAAGTCAGCTCCAAGATCTCTGACATCATGATGAGGTTCATGGACAGTTTGTATACTTCCCAGAATGCTTTGGAGAAGAGGGCGGAGCGAGACAGGAAGCGAGCACAGAAGTACTTCCTGGAGAGCCATAGGGGCAGGGTCAGCTGCTGCCACTCCTCTAAAGACCAGGAGAAAACCACTAGTAGGACTGATGAGTCCATGGTACCATACTTCTCTTTAGGCCACAGCTCAAACCAAAGCAAAAAAATACACAGCCAAG ATAATGGCTCAGATAAAGATCTAGATCCCTCTCATACCAACATCTCCACTGTCTCGGGGTATAAAGACGCTG GGCCGATAAAGAGTAGCGTCAGCGCTTCCGTGGTAGATGAACCAAACTTAGCTGG TGGTGAGTTTGCTGTTCCGAAGCCAAAACCTCGACCAG TGTCAGCAGGAATCTATGTGTCTCAGAGGAAGGTTCGGCAGATCGATGATCCCGTCCAACGACTCCTGGTACAACTGCATAAGATCATTTACATCACTCAG CTTCCCCCAGCTCTTCAGCACAGTGTCAAACGGCGGGCGATTGAGAGATTCAAAAAGTCCCTGTTCCACTACAAAAGCAGTCCCTACAATCTCAAGGTGGAGCTTAACAAG CTGCTCCAGGGGTCTCCAGAGCTAATGGAGTCAGGCTCTGCCAGCTCAGACTGGTGGTCTCTGGTCCAGTCTTTTGGAGGAGACCATCTAGGTGCTGCCAAGCAAGCAGAGTTGG GTGATATGGAAAATGGTGATCTCAAGGAGGGAATCAGCTATGAGCAAATGCAG gccATTATAGAGGAGGTTCTGGAGGAGAATGGATACTACAACGCAATGAGGATTGACCAGGGTGCAACAGGGACAAACAAGTGA